From Pithys albifrons albifrons isolate INPA30051 chromosome 27, PitAlb_v1, whole genome shotgun sequence, one genomic window encodes:
- the PTBP1 gene encoding polypyrimidine tract-binding protein 1 isoform X3, whose translation MSSNSSSAANGNDSKKFKGDSRSAGVPSRVIHVRKLPSDVTEAEVISLGLPFGKVTNLLMLKGKNQAFIEMNTEEAANTMVNYYTTITPMLRNQPIYIQFSNHKELKTDNSPNQARAQAALQAVTTVQTGNPALAATAAAVNAGMAMAGQSPVLRIIVENLFYPVTLDVLHQIFSKFGTVLKIITFTKNHQFQALLQYADPMSAQHAKLSLDGQNIYNACCTLRIDFSKLTSLNVKYNNDKSRDYTRPDLPSGDNQPTLDQTMAAAFGESSGSGRRTNPTGAPGIISPSPYAGAGFPPTFAIPQAAGLTVPTVPGALAPLAIPAAAAAAAAGRIAIPGLAGAGHSVLLVSNLIPERVTPQCLFILFGVYGDVQRVKILFKKKENALVQMSDGNQAQLAMSHLNGQKLHGKPIRITLSKHQTVQLPREGQEDQTLTKDFGHSPLHRFKKPGSKNFQNIFPPSATLHLSNIPPSITEEDLKILFSSNGATVKGFKFFQKDRKMALIQMGSVEEAIQSLIELHNHDLGENHHLRVSFSKSTI comes from the exons ATGAGCAGCAACTCTTCTTCTGCAG CTAATGGAAACGACAGCAAAAAGTTCAAAGGCGACAGTAGAAGTGCTGGGGTCCCATCCCGAGTAATCCACGTCCGAAAGCTCCCCAGTGACGTCACGGAGGCAGAGGTCATTTCTCTGGGCTTACCTTTTGGCAAGGTCACCAATCTTCTaatgctgaaaggaaaaaaccag GCTTTCATAGAGATGAACACGGAGGAGGCAGCCAACACCATGGTGAACTACTACACCACAATCACTCCAATGCTCCGGAACCAGCCCATCTACATCCAGTTTTCCAACCACAAGGAGCTAAAGACGGACAACTCTCCAAACCAAGCA CGTGCCCAAGCTGCTCTGCAAGCTGTGACCACTGTGCAGACTGGGAACCCGGCgctggcagccacagctgcagctgtCAATGCGGGAATGGCAATGGCTGGCCAGAGCCCTGTCCTGAGGATCATTGTGGAGAATCTCTTCTACCCTGTCACTCTGGATGTTCTGCATCAG ATTTTTTCCAAGTTTGGTACAGTCTTGAAAATCATCACATTCACGAAGAACCACCAGTTTCAGGCCCTGTTGCAATATGCTGACCCCATGAGTGCTCAGCATGCCAAACTG TCTCTGGATGGACAGAACATCTACAATGCCTGCTGCACGCTGCGCATCGACTTCTCCAAGCTCACAAGTCTCAATGTAAAGTACAATAATGACAAGAGCAGAGACTATACCCGCCCAGACCTGCCCTCTGGGGACAACCAGCCCACTCTGGACCAGACCATGGCAGCTGCTTTTGGTGAGAGTTCAGGAAGTGGGCGCAGGACAAATCCAACTG GTGCCCCAGGAATAATCTCTCCTTCTCCATATGCAGGAGCTGGCTTTCCTCCTACTTTTGCCATTCCTCAGGCTGCAG GCCTGACAGTTCCAACTGTTCCTGGAGCACTAGCTCCTTTGGCtattccagcagcagctgcggCGGCTGCAGCAGGACGGATTGCCATTCCCggcctggctggggcagggcactCCGTGCTGCTGGTTAGCAATCTGATCCCAGAG AGAGTTACACCCCAATGCCTCTTTATTCTTTTCG GAGTCTATGGTGATGTGCAGAGGGTGAAGATTCTATTTAAGAAGAAAGAGAATGCCCTAGTTCAGATGTCTGATGGGAACCAGGCCCAGCTTG CCATGAGCCACTTGAATGGGCAGAAGCTCCATGGGAAGCCGATCCGTATCACACTGTCCAAGCACCAGACAGTGCAGCTGCCCCGTGAGGGCCAGGAGGACCAAACCTTGACCAAGGACTTTGGGCATTCTCCTCTACATCGTTTCAAGAAACCAGGCTCCAAAAATTTCCAAAACATCTTTCCACCTTCTGCCACTCTTCATCTGTCCAATATTCC ACCCTCAATAACTGAAGAAGATCTTAAGATATTATTTTCAAGCAATGGTGCGACGGTCAAAGGATTCAAATTCTTCCA GAAGGACCGTAAAATGGCTCTGATCCAGATGGGCTCTGTGGAAGAAGCCATTCAGTCCCTCATTGAGCTCCACAATCATGACCTTGGAGAGAACCATCACCTGCGTGTGTCCTTCTCCAAGTCCACCATTTAG
- the PLPPR3 gene encoding phospholipid phosphatase-related protein type 3, which produces MIPPKEKARAPKDSMTLLPCFYFVELPIVASSIVTLYFLELTDLFKPAKVGFQCHDRALSMPYVETNEELIPLLMLLSLAFAAPAASIMVGEGMVYCLQSRLKGRAGAEGSINAGGCNFNSFLRRTVRFVGVHVFGLCATALVTDVIQLATGYHAPFFLTVCKPNYTLLGTPCDANPYITQDICSGTDKHAILSARKTFPSQHATLSAFAAVYVSMYFNSIISDSTKLLKPILVFAFAIAAGICGLTQITQYRSHPADVYVGFLIGSGIAAYLAFHAVGNFRAPTERVLVPAPAKDALRALTQRGHDSVYHQNKSVSTDELNPQARLEEVARPVQREKNSLGSLKRASVDVDLLAPRSPMGKENMVTFSNTLPRVNTPSMDDPARRHMTIHVPVDASRSKQLITEWKQKSLEGRSLTLAEEAAQGRSTGEPSEEVPPSLYPTVQARSAERTAMGPRVLIQPRPGASQLVHIPEESQAGAGAPASSGAAVRAKWVMVAEKGAQRVANPPRLMQVIAMSKQQSLVSVTPKHSETSSSSTSSDSSQYRSPSERDSSSIITIDAHAPHHPVVHLSAGNGPWEWKSGAKGPEGPDTYELGEVGKDFRGFRPAKSAGVSPGSSVSDMEQDEPRYGSLAAIPGAAGGGGERGDVPPEGLLATATATTSRESTLRRKPAERDGQADSEVDLYYKKMQAGRRFKD; this is translated from the exons ATGATCCCTCCCAAGGAGAAGGCTCGTGCCCCCAAGGACAGCATGACGCTCCTGCCCTGCTTCTACTTCGTGGAG CTGCCCATCGTCGCCTCTTCTATCGTGACGCTCTATTTCCTGGAGCTGACAGATCTCTTCAAGCCTGCCAAGGTGGGCTTCCAGTGCCATGACCGGGCACTCTCCATGCCCTATGTGGAGACCAACGAGGAGCTCATCCCGCTGCTCAtgctgctcagcctggcctTTGCTGCGCCTGCCGCCTCG ATCATGGTCGGGGAGGGCATGGTGTACTGCCTGCAGTCCCGGCTGAAGGGCCGTGCCGGCGCTGAGGGCAGCATCAATGCCGGCGGCTGCAACTTCAACTCCTTCCTGCGCCGCACCGTCAGGTTTGTGG GTGTCCATGTGTTTGGGCTCTGCGCCACAGCCTTGGTGACAGATGTCATCCAGCTGGCCACTGGCTACCATGCACCCTTCTTCCTGACTGTCTGCAAGCCCAACTACACACTGCTGGGCACTCCCTGCGATGCCAACCCCTACATCACCCAGGACATCTGCTCAGGCACTGACAAGCATGCTATCCTCTCTGCCAG GAAGACCTTCCCATCCCAGCATGCGACGCTCTCGGCTTTCGCTGCCGTCTACGTGTCG ATGTATTTCAATTCCATCATCTCGGACAGCACCAAACTCCTCAAGCCCATCCTTGTCTTTGCCTTTGCCATTGCTGCTGGCATCTGTGGCCTGACCCAGATCACGCAGTACCGCAGCCACCCCGCTGACGTCTACGTGGGCTTCCTGATCGGCTCCGGCATCGCTGCATACCTG GCTTTCCATGCTGTTGGCAACTTCCGTGCCCCGACGGAGCGAGTCCTGGTGCCAGCACCGGCCAAGGACGCGCTGCGGGCACTGACACAGCGAGGCCACGACTCCGTGTACCACCAGAACAAGTCGGTGAGCACCGACGAGCTGAACCCGCAGGCGCGGTTGGAGGAGGTGGCACGGCCAGTGCAGCGGGAGAAGAACTCACTGGGCAGCCTGAAGCGGGCCAGTGTGGACGTGGACCTGCTGGCCCCCCGCAGCCCCATGGGCAAGGAGAACATGGTGACCTTCAGCAACACCCTGCCCCGCGTCAACACGCCCTCCATGGATGACCCTGCGCGGCGTCACATGACCATCCATGTCCCCGTGGACGCCTCCCGTTCCAAGCAGCTCATCACCGAGTGGAAGCAGAAGTCGCTGGAGGGCCGGAGCTTGACGCTGGCAGAGGAGGCGGCGCAGGGCCGGAGCACGGGGGAGCCCAGTGAGGAGGTGCCCCCCTCTCTGTACCCCACAGTGCAGGCACGCTCGGCTGAGCGGACGGCCATGGGGCCCCGTGTGCTTATCCAGCCCCGGCCAGGCGCCTCACAGCTGGTGCACATCCCTGAGGAGAGCCAGGCGGGTGCTGGTGCCCCGGCCAGTAGCGGGGCAGCAGTGCGGGCCAAGTGGGTCATGGTTGCAGAGAAGGGAGCACAGCGGGTGGCCAACCCCCCACGCCTGATGCAGGTCATTGCCATGTCCAAGCAGCAGAGCCTCGTCTCTGTCACCCCCAAGCACTCAGAGACGTCGTCGTCCTCCACCAGCTCCGACTCCTCGCAGTACCGCTCGCCTTCCGAGCGGGACAGCTCCAGCATCATCACCATTGACGCCCACGCCCCCCACCACCCTGTCGTCCACCTCTCTGCTGGCAACGGGCCCTGGGAGTGGAAGTCGGGGGCGAAGGGGCCCGAGGGGCCAGACACCTACGAGCTGGGTGAGGTGGGGAAGGATTTCCGTGGCTTCCGCCCAGCCAAGAGCGCCGGTGTCTCCCCCGGTTCTTCTGTCAGCGACATGGAGCAGGACGAGCCACGCTACGGCAGCCTGGCCGCCATCCCAGGGGCGGCAGGGGGTGGTGGGGAACGGGGAGATGTGCCCCCCGAGGGGCTGCTGGCCACGGCCACGGCCACAACCAGCCGCGAGTCCACACTGCGGAGGAAGCCAGCGGAGCGGGACGGGCAAGCAGACAGCGAGGTGGACCTCTACTACAAGAAAATGCAGGCAGGCCGGAGGTTTAAGGACTGA
- the PTBP1 gene encoding polypyrimidine tract-binding protein 1 isoform X1, with protein sequence MDGIVQDITVGTKRGPDELFSPCVTNGPFIMSSNSSSAANGNDSKKFKGDSRSAGVPSRVIHVRKLPSDVTEAEVISLGLPFGKVTNLLMLKGKNQAFIEMNTEEAANTMVNYYTTITPMLRNQPIYIQFSNHKELKTDNSPNQARAQAALQAVTTVQTGNPALAATAAAVNAGMAMAGQSPVLRIIVENLFYPVTLDVLHQIFSKFGTVLKIITFTKNHQFQALLQYADPMSAQHAKLSLDGQNIYNACCTLRIDFSKLTSLNVKYNNDKSRDYTRPDLPSGDNQPTLDQTMAAAFGESSGSGRRTNPTGAPGIISPSPYAGAGFPPTFAIPQAAGLTVPTVPGALAPLAIPAAAAAAAAGRIAIPGLAGAGHSVLLVSNLIPERVTPQCLFILFGVYGDVQRVKILFKKKENALVQMSDGNQAQLAMSHLNGQKLHGKPIRITLSKHQTVQLPREGQEDQTLTKDFGHSPLHRFKKPGSKNFQNIFPPSATLHLSNIPPSITEEDLKILFSSNGATVKGFKFFQKDRKMALIQMGSVEEAIQSLIELHNHDLGENHHLRVSFSKSTI encoded by the exons CATTGTCCAAGATATAACAGTTGGTACAAAG CGGGGACCTGACGAGCTTTTCTCTCCTTGTGTTACTAACGGACCCTTTATCATGAGCAGCAACTCTTCTTCTGCAG CTAATGGAAACGACAGCAAAAAGTTCAAAGGCGACAGTAGAAGTGCTGGGGTCCCATCCCGAGTAATCCACGTCCGAAAGCTCCCCAGTGACGTCACGGAGGCAGAGGTCATTTCTCTGGGCTTACCTTTTGGCAAGGTCACCAATCTTCTaatgctgaaaggaaaaaaccag GCTTTCATAGAGATGAACACGGAGGAGGCAGCCAACACCATGGTGAACTACTACACCACAATCACTCCAATGCTCCGGAACCAGCCCATCTACATCCAGTTTTCCAACCACAAGGAGCTAAAGACGGACAACTCTCCAAACCAAGCA CGTGCCCAAGCTGCTCTGCAAGCTGTGACCACTGTGCAGACTGGGAACCCGGCgctggcagccacagctgcagctgtCAATGCGGGAATGGCAATGGCTGGCCAGAGCCCTGTCCTGAGGATCATTGTGGAGAATCTCTTCTACCCTGTCACTCTGGATGTTCTGCATCAG ATTTTTTCCAAGTTTGGTACAGTCTTGAAAATCATCACATTCACGAAGAACCACCAGTTTCAGGCCCTGTTGCAATATGCTGACCCCATGAGTGCTCAGCATGCCAAACTG TCTCTGGATGGACAGAACATCTACAATGCCTGCTGCACGCTGCGCATCGACTTCTCCAAGCTCACAAGTCTCAATGTAAAGTACAATAATGACAAGAGCAGAGACTATACCCGCCCAGACCTGCCCTCTGGGGACAACCAGCCCACTCTGGACCAGACCATGGCAGCTGCTTTTGGTGAGAGTTCAGGAAGTGGGCGCAGGACAAATCCAACTG GTGCCCCAGGAATAATCTCTCCTTCTCCATATGCAGGAGCTGGCTTTCCTCCTACTTTTGCCATTCCTCAGGCTGCAG GCCTGACAGTTCCAACTGTTCCTGGAGCACTAGCTCCTTTGGCtattccagcagcagctgcggCGGCTGCAGCAGGACGGATTGCCATTCCCggcctggctggggcagggcactCCGTGCTGCTGGTTAGCAATCTGATCCCAGAG AGAGTTACACCCCAATGCCTCTTTATTCTTTTCG GAGTCTATGGTGATGTGCAGAGGGTGAAGATTCTATTTAAGAAGAAAGAGAATGCCCTAGTTCAGATGTCTGATGGGAACCAGGCCCAGCTTG CCATGAGCCACTTGAATGGGCAGAAGCTCCATGGGAAGCCGATCCGTATCACACTGTCCAAGCACCAGACAGTGCAGCTGCCCCGTGAGGGCCAGGAGGACCAAACCTTGACCAAGGACTTTGGGCATTCTCCTCTACATCGTTTCAAGAAACCAGGCTCCAAAAATTTCCAAAACATCTTTCCACCTTCTGCCACTCTTCATCTGTCCAATATTCC ACCCTCAATAACTGAAGAAGATCTTAAGATATTATTTTCAAGCAATGGTGCGACGGTCAAAGGATTCAAATTCTTCCA GAAGGACCGTAAAATGGCTCTGATCCAGATGGGCTCTGTGGAAGAAGCCATTCAGTCCCTCATTGAGCTCCACAATCATGACCTTGGAGAGAACCATCACCTGCGTGTGTCCTTCTCCAAGTCCACCATTTAG
- the PTBP1 gene encoding polypyrimidine tract-binding protein 1 isoform X2 → MDGIVQDITVGTKRGPDELFSPCVTNGPFIMSSNSSSAANGNDSKKFKGDSRSAGVPSRVIHVRKLPSDVTEAEVISLGLPFGKVTNLLMLKGKNQAFIEMNTEEAANTMVNYYTTITPMLRNQPIYIQFSNHKELKTDNSPNQARAQAALQAVTTVQTGNPALAATAAAVNAGMAMAGQSPVLRIIVENLFYPVTLDVLHQIFSKFGTVLKIITFTKNHQFQALLQYADPMSAQHAKLSLDGQNIYNACCTLRIDFSKLTSLNVKYNNDKSRDYTRPDLPSGDNQPTLDQTMAAAFGAPGIISPSPYAGAGFPPTFAIPQAAGLTVPTVPGALAPLAIPAAAAAAAAGRIAIPGLAGAGHSVLLVSNLIPERVTPQCLFILFGVYGDVQRVKILFKKKENALVQMSDGNQAQLAMSHLNGQKLHGKPIRITLSKHQTVQLPREGQEDQTLTKDFGHSPLHRFKKPGSKNFQNIFPPSATLHLSNIPPSITEEDLKILFSSNGATVKGFKFFQKDRKMALIQMGSVEEAIQSLIELHNHDLGENHHLRVSFSKSTI, encoded by the exons CATTGTCCAAGATATAACAGTTGGTACAAAG CGGGGACCTGACGAGCTTTTCTCTCCTTGTGTTACTAACGGACCCTTTATCATGAGCAGCAACTCTTCTTCTGCAG CTAATGGAAACGACAGCAAAAAGTTCAAAGGCGACAGTAGAAGTGCTGGGGTCCCATCCCGAGTAATCCACGTCCGAAAGCTCCCCAGTGACGTCACGGAGGCAGAGGTCATTTCTCTGGGCTTACCTTTTGGCAAGGTCACCAATCTTCTaatgctgaaaggaaaaaaccag GCTTTCATAGAGATGAACACGGAGGAGGCAGCCAACACCATGGTGAACTACTACACCACAATCACTCCAATGCTCCGGAACCAGCCCATCTACATCCAGTTTTCCAACCACAAGGAGCTAAAGACGGACAACTCTCCAAACCAAGCA CGTGCCCAAGCTGCTCTGCAAGCTGTGACCACTGTGCAGACTGGGAACCCGGCgctggcagccacagctgcagctgtCAATGCGGGAATGGCAATGGCTGGCCAGAGCCCTGTCCTGAGGATCATTGTGGAGAATCTCTTCTACCCTGTCACTCTGGATGTTCTGCATCAG ATTTTTTCCAAGTTTGGTACAGTCTTGAAAATCATCACATTCACGAAGAACCACCAGTTTCAGGCCCTGTTGCAATATGCTGACCCCATGAGTGCTCAGCATGCCAAACTG TCTCTGGATGGACAGAACATCTACAATGCCTGCTGCACGCTGCGCATCGACTTCTCCAAGCTCACAAGTCTCAATGTAAAGTACAATAATGACAAGAGCAGAGACTATACCCGCCCAGACCTGCCCTCTGGGGACAACCAGCCCACTCTGGACCAGACCATGGCAGCTGCTTTTG GTGCCCCAGGAATAATCTCTCCTTCTCCATATGCAGGAGCTGGCTTTCCTCCTACTTTTGCCATTCCTCAGGCTGCAG GCCTGACAGTTCCAACTGTTCCTGGAGCACTAGCTCCTTTGGCtattccagcagcagctgcggCGGCTGCAGCAGGACGGATTGCCATTCCCggcctggctggggcagggcactCCGTGCTGCTGGTTAGCAATCTGATCCCAGAG AGAGTTACACCCCAATGCCTCTTTATTCTTTTCG GAGTCTATGGTGATGTGCAGAGGGTGAAGATTCTATTTAAGAAGAAAGAGAATGCCCTAGTTCAGATGTCTGATGGGAACCAGGCCCAGCTTG CCATGAGCCACTTGAATGGGCAGAAGCTCCATGGGAAGCCGATCCGTATCACACTGTCCAAGCACCAGACAGTGCAGCTGCCCCGTGAGGGCCAGGAGGACCAAACCTTGACCAAGGACTTTGGGCATTCTCCTCTACATCGTTTCAAGAAACCAGGCTCCAAAAATTTCCAAAACATCTTTCCACCTTCTGCCACTCTTCATCTGTCCAATATTCC ACCCTCAATAACTGAAGAAGATCTTAAGATATTATTTTCAAGCAATGGTGCGACGGTCAAAGGATTCAAATTCTTCCA GAAGGACCGTAAAATGGCTCTGATCCAGATGGGCTCTGTGGAAGAAGCCATTCAGTCCCTCATTGAGCTCCACAATCATGACCTTGGAGAGAACCATCACCTGCGTGTGTCCTTCTCCAAGTCCACCATTTAG